acccttttaaaatagattTCACATTAAACGAAatagttatttatttattttattaatatttataattttaaaattaattataattttaattattaaatctttccttatttaaactataTATGACTTAAGTCCTACTAGTTGGGACTCAAAATCATTAAAATTTTACTGTTCCAAATAAAATATATCCTAATCGAATTTGAGCCAAAACCCAACACGCAACAATTTCAAAAATTGATACGTTTTTCTCTTTCTAATGTTCCTCAATGTCTACAACTTTGTATATATTAGTTCTCCTTGCACTATCTCCTTATGCACTAAATTATGGACAAAGCCAAAACAtttatcccaaaaaaaaaaaggatttgtaGTTCGAGAAATCAAACCTCCcaaaaaaataaacttttataCAAATcagaaatatatttaaaaattatcaaaaaaaaaaaattctgtgTCAACACTTTTAAGTTGAATATATCTACTGAGATGATAGAGAAcctctatgttttttttttattgggTTAGTTAAACAGGATTAACAATTATTATTTTCAAGAACTTACACTTcaacttttaatttatatataactcagatataatttttaatataatagtTATATGATCTTTTAAAGttttgctctgatggtaagcaaccctcACTTCCAATCGAGAGgtggtgggaagttcttggagggaaggatgccgggggtctatttggaaacagtctctctaccctagggtagggataaggtctgcgtacacattatcctccccagaccccactaagtgggattatactgggttgttgttgttgtatctttTAAAGTTTTGCAATTATGAAGATTAAATTCACGTGTCAAAATAGGTGTCAAAATTCACGTAACAAAAGACTAGTATTTAATATAGGTGTGTAGGTGTTCCAGTGCATAATGATGTATGATCCTTTGTCCATTTCAGTTATGTAGGTAAATGATTACTTAGTTCTATTCTTGTAATCAACTTCCAAGAAACGGATATGAAAGCCAACAACACTTGAATCAAGAGACTAGAAGAATAACAGATACCAAAAACAGTTTTTGAGTTACGAATTAAGATCCCATTAGACAGCGCTTATGTTTCCTTGACTATGCTACTGAAAAGGTTTTGAATCATACTGATATTGCTACATTTTGTCATTGAAGTTAAACTTTGAACCTCAATTACTGTTAGTCTTGACCTTTAAACTGTTAGGTTTGTACTTTTAAGTTCTGAACAGAGGCGGATCACGAGGACTTTTTATTTGGTTGAAGTTCAAGCGCATGTGAAAATTTATAACTTTCTCTCTCTTTCTAGGCTCTCGGCGCATGTTAACTAACATACGCCACTGTGTTTCGCCAtgggaggaagaggaagaggtcgCGGAAGAGGACGAGGAAAAGCAAAGCGACATCCCATCATCGCATTTGGGAGCTCAGTTGGAGCTCGCCTACAAATAGGAATAAACAAGGAACAAGTTACAACGCCAGTTAACCAAATCGAACAATCTGAACTGAGGAAAGAAGGAATCTCCTCTACATCAATAACTGCGAAGAAATTGGATCTGAGTCCTTCACCGTCAACTACACCAGCTCTACTGATGGAAACCAATGAAACAATAATTGAGGTCAATCCAACAATAACTATACCTACTGAAGCAACTATTGGTCCAACAATTGCCAACAGCAAGGGTACAGAACCTCTAAATGAAGCCATGGATGACGTTGGAGCGAAGAAGCCTACTGCATGGGTGAGCTTATTTCAGAAGAACAGATATGCAGAAAAGGTATGGCCCTGACCTATATCCTACCTCAAATTGTTAATGGCTTGCCAGCAATGCAATTAGAGAAAACGGAGGTAAGTAGGGAAACAGAAAAGTGGCGTTgtgctttaattgcttattttatcGGAGAAGTACAGGGATTTAATGCAATAAAGAGATACATTGGTCTACACTGGGCAAAAATAGATGAGCCAGACCTGTTTCTACATGAAGAAGGTTACTATGTCATTAAATTTCAGTCCATTGCAGATAGGGATGAAATTTATTATGCAGGACCTTACTCAATCAACAACAAACCTATCTTCTTAAAGCCATGGACCCCGGATTTTGATTTCAGTGAAACTGAGATTCCTCTTTGGGTTACATTTCCAAAACTGTCGATGAATTGTTGGGGGTAGTAATTCTCTGAGTCGAATAGTAAGTGCTAGTGGCACCCCTATTTTTGCTGATGAGTGCACAAATAAGCATACTAGAATTTCATATACCAGAATGCTTGTTGAAGTAGATGTGACCAGAACTCTGCCTACAGAAATAACTGTGATAGATCCTAATGGGAGGCAATTCCAACAACTGGTAACCAATGATTAGAAGCCAGAATTTTGTGAGAAGTGTCAAGTAGTTGGTCATAAATGCCATCCACCAAGGAGAATTGATAATTGTCAGCTGAGAAAAAGGAAGATTGTCCAACAGTGGAAAAACCAAGGCCCAATCAAGTTGGATGCAACTAAGGTGACGGCAGAAAAGCAGAACATAATCCAAGAGATACATCCTAGGAGTCCTCAGAAACAGAAGGATAAGCAACAGACTTCAGCTGTAACACATGAGTGGAGGAAAAACAAAGTGTGAGAGGAAAGTCTCCAGCTAGTCCTGTACAGATCATCGGAGACAAACCAGTAGAAGCTAATCCTGAGTTTAATATTAGCAATTTTTCTGTGCTATCTGTTGTACAAACTAAAAATGGTTTTGAGGCTTTGCAAAGAGGGAACTGTGATGAGATCAACCTACCTCTATACAAAGGTGGATGACTTAACAACTGAATCATGAATTGGCTGTTTTGGAATGTAAGAGGGGTGAACAAGAGGtacaagcaaaaggaattgagaAATTACATCAAGAGCAAAGATATAAATTTAGCTGGTATTATTGAAACAAGGGTCAAAGAACATAATGTTTCTAGAGTAATGCATAGCATAGTGGCTAACTGGGGAATACTGAAAAACTACCAGCATGCAGTTAATAGAAGAGTTTGGTTAATTTGGGACACTAATTGGTATGCAGTAAAACTGCTCAAGGAAGATGCTCAAATTATTCACTGACATGTTCAAAGCAAGACAAGGGACTGTCTCCTTACTGTAGTCTATGACTATAATGTCATGGAACAACGAAAAGCTTTATGGGATAGCTTACATGACATTTCACAAAGGGTAACTGTACCATGTACCATGGCTAACTGCTGGAGACTTCAATGCAACTTTGTATCCAGCTAACAGACAAATGGGGAATTCTGTTACTCAAGCTGAAATTCAAGACTTCTCTAACTGTGTCCATGATCTGTTACTAAATGAATTGCCTTGGAAAAGAGAGTACTATGCATGGACTAATAAGCAACAAGGAGATGAGTGGGTATGTAGTAGAATTGATAAATGCTTTAGAAACTGTTAATGTATGATGAAATGGGGACATGTCTTCACAGAATATGATATTCCAAATATCTTTGATCATGCCCCTATGATAATATATCTACACTCAGCTCAGCGGAATGGTAAAGTaccattaaatttttttaatatgtGGGCAGATCATGGGAATTTCCTAGCTATTGTGTAAAGCATATGGGATCAACCATGCAAAGTGCAAAATGAGGAGCATATGGATGAAGTTAAAATCACTTAAACCATTGCCGAAGAAGATGAATAATGAGGAATTCAAATTCATTAGCAACAAGATTGAGAAGGCTCAACAAGAGTTATCTACCATACAACATCAACTATACACCTCCTACAGATAAcctcttggacttggagaagACCACATTACAAAATTTGGAGAGATGGTTTTTATTAGAGGAAAGTGCTCTTAAGCAAAAATCAAAAGCAACTTGGATACAGTTGGGTGACTCAAATACTAAGTACTTCTCAATAATTATTAAGGAGAGAAACTAGTAGGAAAAACATATATGAGATCAGCTCTCTAGCAGGAAACAGATTGACTGATCCTAAGGCCATTAAGAATGAGATTATAAGCTTCTATAAAGGTCTGATGGATTGGCTCAAACTCTTCCAGCAGGAGAATTCTGAGCAAGGGTCCTAAGCAAACTCATCAGCAGAAGCTAGACCTATGTGCCCCCATTTTTTATCAGGAAATATATGCTGGATTATGCTCTATTGGTGATGATAAGGCACTTGGAGTTAATGGTTATAATGCTTTCTTTTTTAAGAAGGTGCACATAGTCAAAGATAAAGAGATAGATGCAATGAATGAGTTCTTCAACACTGGTAAATTGTTGAAGGTTGTGAGCTGCACTACTATAACTTTAGTCCCTAAAGTAACTAATCTTGCCACTGTAAAGGAATTTTGACCAGTAGCTTGTTGTTCTGTCATCTATAAATTGATCCCAAAGATTCTAGCTTCTAGAATCCAAAAGGTAATTGCAGGTCTCATTTATGGAGCCGATAAGttgggattttgactacttattagcacttttttactttcgttttagtccaaaagtatttaattatattctcgaaaactgataaaatatgttTAATTGCAGGAGTCTTGGGAAATGAGCCacaaagatgaaatccaactcaaaaaggagtgatcCGAACTCtaggacaaaaatcaggcacaaAGGcccaagtgcggaccgcagaatataAAGGAAAGTCCATCAGGATCCAAGTGtaaagtgcggatcgcacaattattgtgcagcCGTAGAAGTTATATCAGAGCAGAAGTTCAGAGAGTTGTCATCTCAAGACTAAAGgatatgcggaccacacaattattgtgcggtcacAGAAATCAGCCAAGCGGCTGCACTCagaaatgtgtggtccgcaaaagGCCGTGTGCGGCTGCACTAAgatttgtgcggaccacagaacaTGAGACATGCGGTCACATTTcataattgtgcggccacagatcCAGCTCCTGTCAAGATTGACGAAAAGTGtgaaccgcacatggaattgtgcggccgcagaacctctgaaAAGGCAATTTGTCCGAAATTTTcaactttgtataaatagactagtTTCACGAAATTAGATCTAGTTTTGAATATTGGAACTCCTGTAGCGGTTTTTCCTTACTactttaggcaactttagcttactttggtgacttaacattggatttttgtcttttaatctttgaatatgagttttatgatcttttcttctctattttcttcgttacctattatgagtagctagatttttaactacggttgtgacccaaccctagtgtgtaaacatAATGGATGCTTAATttatggcttgtttatggttgggtgtttattatttagccttgttcttgcttttaattgtagaattaatggttgcaaacattatttcatgcctatttgacttggcctctacttgaaaaagagagacttagtctaggaaaacttggctaacaagaatttgggatgaacaagagattgatagtcccaattaaagggttgaacctagagatagtaaaacccgacttgagcattttattaGTTGTTTTGTTCtgtacccatttggacttgagaaagccaaattgggcaatatcactctcttaccgagaggtagtgagtgggtacttgagtgttgatagctataatacaccccgaccaacaaaacaagctttaaagtctATAACctgttaggcaaacacctaggtgaaggtcatagccctaggccttttacactatttgaaaaacattcaaaaataatatttcctagTTTTGTATTTTTAGAATTGCAATCTTTAgcataattttagaagtaaaaacaaaccatatttgtggaagtgcaatctagatacttCACGTGCTTAGTCCAAATATATACTAGTTTATCTCATTcatatagctccctgtggaattcgatcccgactcttagttgggtattactattgtagCGATCGTTTCATAACCTCGAATAaaggtgtgacttggacgagatcaaaAGCACAGGCTGGATTTATACTAGTGAGGAGAGTAGCTAACAACATCATTTTAGCTCATGAATTGGTGAAATCCTATACTAGAAATCATATATCTCCAAGATGCATGATTAAAATAGATCTCCAAAAATCTTATGGCTCTGTGGAATGGATCTACCTAAAGCAAGTTCCGAAAGGATTGGAATTTCCATCAAGTTTCATATCATGGATTATGGAATGTGTGCAAACAGTCAATTACACCATCTTGATAAATAGGGAACTACTGAGCCTTTTGATACTGCGGGCTAAAGCAAGGAGATCTTATGTCTCAATTCATGTTTGCCATTGCAATGGAATACTTGAGCAAGAGCTTCAACGTActtaaagaaataattaattcaaatttCATCCTAGACGTGCAAAGCTAGGAATAACTCATTTGACTTTTGCAGATGATGTGCTTCTATTCACAAGAGGTGATATGGTGTCAATCTCTGCTATACAACTATTCGTTTTGGACTTTTCAAATGCATCAGGATTGCAAGCAAacatgggaaaaagttcagtctaCTTTGGGGGTGTCACACAACATACCAAAGATGACATTTTGAAGCAACAAGGATTTGTGCAGGGAGAATTACCATTTAAGTGCCTGGAGATTTCATTGTCAACTAAAAAGTTTTCCTTTATCTAATGGCAAACTTTAATGGAATAAATCATTGCTAGAATCCCCTCTTGGACAGCAAAAGACTCTCATATGctgaatgtcacgaccccaaataccggtcgtgatggcgcctatcacatagTAGCAAGTCAATCCAAACCATTAATCACAAcgaatttcttttataaaaccattttctaacacggATTTAAATCTCAATTTCCATAAGAAATGTATAAAAAGACAAAATTATGcgaaaaatcaataaaacattAAATCAACACAGCCTaaacatctggtgtcacgaatatagagcctctaaatatacaaatcCGACTGCCTAATATATAACAAGTCTAAAATGcagaaaagaacaagataggaaggaggaaagcaaGGCTGCAGACGCCATGAAGCTACCTTGCAGTGTCTGGCAAACTCTGAAAGTGTTAAGGACCCTCACTCTACCGCtcgggcacctagatctgcacacaaggtgcaggaagtaacgtgagtacgccaactaagtaagtaactaaagtaaataaggtctaaaagcagtgatgagcaattaaaatcatataaaggaATAACAACAGGATAGTATATCAAACTCTACAGTTTAAAAACCAGCTTTGTCATAAAAACTTTAGTTTCAATTGGAATACTTGAAATCAGTTACTTAGCaattttcaacagaggcttattttaaaagaagagtgaaatcagttaaaatatcataaatgggcccctcgggcaaggtatcactcataatatggcaTCTCGGTAGCCTCtaagtcactcgtgactcagctctcctcactcagtactcactctcag
Above is a window of Nicotiana tabacum cultivar K326 chromosome 8, ASM71507v2, whole genome shotgun sequence DNA encoding:
- the LOC107818359 gene encoding uncharacterized protein LOC107818359: MGGRGRGRGRGRGKAKRHPIIAFGSSVGARLQIGINKEQVTTPVNQIEQSELRKEGISSTSITAKKLDLSPSPSTTPALLMETNETIIEVNPTITIPTEATIGPTIANSKGTEPLNEAMDDVGAKKPTAWVSLFQKNRYAEKESWEMSHKDEIQLKKE